In Fundidesulfovibrio soli, a single genomic region encodes these proteins:
- a CDS encoding STAS domain-containing protein encodes MENLIWLRKGACLLAKFSGEITMEVTQDFKHAVEQALEKDDSQALALDLSEVSFMDSSGIGFLVSCNTRLQSLGKRLVLMCPSPQVRKTLGLVQLMDFFAVAESDGDLESLTAKGGK; translated from the coding sequence GTGGAAAACCTGATCTGGCTGCGCAAGGGCGCGTGTCTTCTGGCCAAGTTCTCGGGCGAAATCACCATGGAGGTCACCCAGGACTTCAAGCACGCCGTGGAGCAGGCCCTGGAGAAGGACGACTCCCAGGCCCTGGCCCTGGACCTCTCCGAGGTGAGCTTCATGGACTCCTCCGGCATCGGCTTCCTGGTCTCCTGCAACACGAGGCTCCAGAGCCTGGGCAAGCGCCTGGTGCTCATGTGCCCCAGCCCCCAGGTGCGCAAGACCCTGGGCCTGGTGCAGCTCATGGATTTCTTCGCCGTGGCCGAATCCGACGGCGACCTCGAGTCCCTGACCGCCAAGGGCGGCAAGTAG
- the queD gene encoding 6-carboxytetrahydropterin synthase QueD, protein MQHGERPVLRRGLFKLTITDDFSSAHCLRNYNGPCEALHGHNFVVEAVFQGERLTQDTEMLMDFKDLKALLKKVLDRLDHKHLNELPYFQRRNPTAENLARYIYWELGRLMEGMPAQVAEISVFEKATSKATYTELS, encoded by the coding sequence ATGCAACACGGCGAACGCCCGGTCCTGCGCCGGGGCCTGTTCAAGCTGACCATCACGGACGACTTCTCCTCCGCGCACTGCCTGCGCAACTACAACGGGCCCTGCGAGGCCCTGCACGGGCACAACTTCGTGGTGGAGGCGGTGTTCCAGGGCGAGCGGCTCACCCAGGACACCGAGATGCTCATGGACTTCAAGGACCTGAAGGCCCTGCTCAAGAAGGTGCTGGACAGGCTCGACCACAAGCACTTGAACGAGCTGCCCTATTTCCAGCGGCGCAACCCGACTGCCGAGAACCTGGCCCGCTACATCTACTGGGAGCTGGGCAGGCTGATGGAAGGCATGCCCGCCCAGGTGGCCGAGATCAGCGTGTTCGAGAAGGCCACCAGCAAAGCCACCTACACCGAGCTGTCATGA
- a CDS encoding ATP-binding SpoIIE family protein phosphatase: MAAGDDIRVLVVDDSKTVLRLLTFILGKLYRLEAAEDGQEAIEAHASFKPDVIILDMNMPVKSGLEVMQHIRGVAQDHDVQIVVLTAQDTKALKARAFAAGANDFLAKPFDREELLARVGAAARQVTLTRQLRQAYNRISREIDTVAGLQKRLLPDCSPLFGDTLVECLYRPSGRASGDYYDFFTLPDGCIRAVMADVSGHGARAAFLMAVVRTLVRVTQTHYLSLAEMLSLANHHLLSSIGQEPDFVTLAAVDIDPEEGTLTYVNAGHCPPLLWTGGRIMELAPTSSVLGFFDQKYPMRTIEFEKPAGLLLYTDGWYEWHTLEKEIFGLERFTELASGLMRSGRFTLQSLLENLSGEKAGPVFSDDVTGLWVCAGSPLSRVFSGRSTPQASRALAKDVVSAVGDYVEDSDILHDLDILLTEACANITRHAYGGGEGPMEVRLRIRPGQSVDMEVVDWGKGFGDAVKFENAAPESECGRGMFIICKLSDQCELKRRGRENVLRVVKQIRKELWKT; this comes from the coding sequence ATGGCCGCCGGGGACGACATCCGCGTCCTGGTGGTGGACGACTCCAAGACGGTCCTGCGCCTGCTGACCTTCATCCTGGGCAAGCTTTACCGCCTGGAGGCCGCCGAGGACGGGCAGGAGGCCATCGAAGCCCACGCCTCCTTCAAGCCCGACGTCATCATCCTGGACATGAACATGCCCGTGAAGTCCGGGCTGGAGGTGATGCAGCACATCCGGGGCGTCGCGCAGGACCACGACGTGCAGATCGTGGTGCTCACCGCGCAGGACACCAAGGCGCTCAAGGCCCGGGCCTTCGCCGCCGGGGCCAACGATTTCCTGGCCAAGCCCTTCGACCGCGAGGAGCTGCTGGCCCGCGTGGGCGCCGCTGCCAGGCAGGTCACCCTGACCAGGCAGCTGCGCCAGGCCTACAACCGCATCAGCCGCGAGATCGACACCGTGGCGGGCCTGCAGAAGCGGCTGCTCCCGGACTGCTCCCCGCTCTTCGGCGACACCCTGGTGGAGTGCCTGTACCGCCCCTCCGGGCGCGCCAGCGGCGACTACTACGATTTCTTCACCCTGCCCGACGGCTGCATCCGCGCCGTGATGGCCGACGTGTCCGGCCACGGAGCCAGGGCCGCGTTCCTCATGGCCGTGGTGCGCACCCTGGTGCGCGTCACCCAGACGCACTACCTCTCCCTGGCGGAGATGCTGAGCCTCGCCAACCACCACCTGCTCAGCTCCATCGGGCAGGAGCCTGATTTCGTGACCCTGGCCGCCGTGGACATCGACCCGGAGGAGGGCACCCTGACCTACGTCAACGCCGGGCACTGCCCCCCGCTGCTCTGGACCGGCGGCAGGATCATGGAGCTTGCCCCCACCTCCTCGGTGCTTGGGTTCTTCGACCAGAAATACCCCATGCGCACCATCGAGTTCGAGAAGCCCGCCGGGCTCCTGCTCTACACCGACGGCTGGTACGAGTGGCACACCCTGGAGAAGGAGATCTTCGGGCTGGAGCGCTTCACGGAGCTGGCCTCCGGGCTCATGCGCTCGGGCCGCTTCACCCTGCAGAGCCTGCTGGAGAACCTCAGCGGCGAGAAGGCCGGGCCGGTGTTCAGCGACGACGTCACCGGGCTGTGGGTCTGCGCGGGCAGCCCGCTCTCGCGGGTGTTCTCGGGCCGGTCCACCCCCCAGGCCAGCAGGGCCCTGGCCAAGGACGTGGTCTCCGCCGTGGGGGATTACGTGGAGGACTCCGACATCCTGCACGACCTGGACATCCTGCTCACCGAGGCCTGCGCCAACATCACCCGCCACGCCTACGGCGGGGGCGAAGGCCCCATGGAGGTGCGCCTGCGCATCAGGCCGGGCCAATCCGTGGACATGGAGGTGGTGGACTGGGGCAAGGGCTTCGGCGACGCCGTGAAGTTCGAGAACGCGGCCCCCGAGTCCGAATGCGGGCGGGGCATGTTCATCATCTGCAAGCTGTCAGACCAGTGTGAACTCAAGCGCCGCGGCAGGGAGAACGTCCTGCGGGTGGTCAAACAGATAAGGAAGGAACTGTGGAAAACCTGA
- the dtd gene encoding D-aminoacyl-tRNA deacylase, which produces MRLVIQRVAKASVEVAGERVAAIGRGFLVLAGFGPDDGPDAPESPAWRTMLDKLAGLRVFTDAGGKMNLGLADVGGEVLLVSQFTLYADCRKGMRPGFSRACPPETAQALFERLVEDVEERLPGRVARGVFGADMDVSLTNQGPVTILLDSAAFEPACARQAG; this is translated from the coding sequence ATGAGGCTGGTGATCCAGCGTGTGGCCAAGGCCTCCGTGGAAGTTGCGGGTGAGCGCGTGGCCGCCATCGGCCGGGGCTTCCTGGTGCTGGCGGGCTTCGGCCCGGACGACGGCCCGGACGCCCCGGAGAGCCCGGCCTGGCGCACCATGCTGGACAAGCTCGCTGGGCTGCGGGTGTTCACCGACGCCGGAGGCAAGATGAACCTGGGCCTGGCCGACGTGGGCGGCGAAGTGTTGCTGGTCTCCCAGTTCACCCTCTACGCGGACTGCCGCAAGGGCATGCGCCCCGGCTTCTCCCGGGCCTGCCCGCCGGAGACGGCCCAGGCCCTGTTCGAGCGCCTCGTTGAGGACGTGGAGGAGCGCCTGCCCGGACGCGTCGCGCGCGGGGTGTTCGGCGCGGACATGGACGTGAGCCTGACCAACCAGGGCCCGGTGACCATCCTGCTGGACAGCGCCGCGTTCGAGCCCGCCTGCGCGAGGCAGGCCGGCTGA
- a CDS encoding CgeB family protein: MAESPRVLLVTSRFFLLGEIMTAFRRMGVEYGYLDTGGDELDSEEYLRPLLKGIERLRPHFLLTVNHLGVDHEGLLTGLLSRLDIPLASWFVDNPALGLALYSRPSATKTAMFTWDADNMAPLRQMGFEHAFHLPLAADERRFAPPAELQTGSPWRSAVSFVGNSMVIKTGLRLDHAHPSRRLRAAMPRLAQAFGEHPEGSVRAFLRERFPALAPDFEALETPDRQLSYETAVIWESTRQYRARCLGKLMEFGPTIVGDEGWLTTFGKEGAQPGGRWRRLAELSYYDDLPGFYPLSDINFNCTSLQMKGAVNQRVFDVPACGAFLLTDYRAQIENLFEPGREVALYGDPDEIPDMVRHFLAHPTERARIAQAARKRVLAQHTYVTRMGQLLRTVRDTFGLPYCEPEGA; the protein is encoded by the coding sequence ATGGCCGAATCCCCCCGCGTGCTGCTGGTCACCAGCCGGTTCTTCCTGCTGGGCGAGATCATGACCGCCTTCAGGCGCATGGGGGTGGAGTACGGCTATCTGGACACCGGCGGCGACGAGCTCGACAGCGAGGAGTACCTGCGCCCCCTGCTCAAGGGCATCGAGCGGCTGCGCCCCCACTTCCTGCTCACCGTGAACCACCTGGGCGTGGACCACGAGGGCCTGCTCACCGGGCTGCTCTCCCGCCTGGACATCCCCCTGGCCTCCTGGTTCGTGGACAACCCCGCCCTGGGCCTGGCCCTCTATTCGCGCCCGTCGGCCACCAAGACGGCCATGTTCACCTGGGACGCCGACAACATGGCCCCCCTGCGCCAGATGGGCTTCGAGCATGCTTTCCACCTGCCCCTGGCCGCGGACGAGCGCCGCTTCGCCCCCCCCGCCGAGCTCCAGACCGGCAGCCCCTGGCGCAGCGCGGTGAGCTTCGTGGGCAATTCCATGGTCATCAAGACCGGCCTGCGCCTGGACCACGCCCACCCCTCCCGCAGGCTGCGCGCGGCCATGCCCCGCCTGGCCCAGGCCTTCGGCGAGCACCCCGAGGGCAGCGTGCGGGCCTTCCTGCGGGAGCGCTTCCCGGCGCTGGCGCCCGACTTCGAGGCCCTGGAGACGCCGGACCGCCAGCTCTCCTATGAGACGGCCGTGATCTGGGAGTCCACCCGCCAGTACCGGGCGCGCTGCCTGGGCAAGCTCATGGAGTTCGGCCCCACCATCGTGGGCGACGAGGGCTGGCTGACCACCTTCGGCAAGGAGGGCGCGCAGCCCGGCGGGCGCTGGCGGCGGCTGGCCGAGCTCTCCTACTACGACGACCTGCCCGGCTTCTATCCGCTCTCCGACATCAACTTCAACTGCACCAGCCTGCAGATGAAGGGCGCGGTGAACCAGCGCGTGTTCGACGTGCCCGCCTGCGGGGCCTTCCTGCTCACGGACTACCGCGCGCAGATCGAGAATCTTTTCGAGCCGGGCAGGGAGGTGGCCCTCTACGGCGACCCGGACGAAATCCCGGACATGGTCCGCCACTTCCTGGCCCACCCCACGGAGCGCGCCCGCATCGCCCAGGCCGCGCGCAAGCGGGTGCTGGCCCAGCACACCTACGTGACCCGCATGGGCCAGCTGCTGCGCACCGTGCGCGACACCTTCGGCCTTCCCTACTGCGAGCCCGAAGGCGCATGA